A single genomic interval of Lathyrus oleraceus cultivar Zhongwan6 chromosome 7, CAAS_Psat_ZW6_1.0, whole genome shotgun sequence harbors:
- the LOC127102823 gene encoding uncharacterized protein LOC127102823, with product MNSTEQAPSSSHQNPAVTGVVSTPIYKEPHILDREPHIHLATPFEKLEVMCETLVDFDSMRRNGVDLTDELKKQGWENYFQRLYGPVYTNLVKEFWRFADADDHYIVSYVLGVKIVITEKSIAALLGMEKTGGRRIYNINPRVKYLSHEINPTIFQQNAEDFMKRTREPSEKEKQAKRAKLGEPSGSRPSLPLVGSPGKSVPLPPSVKIKPVVSSLSQPSPIYTTSETPPSISRPSNQPSQKFNLATKSLPVSEAEMLNETTSPSSSPSPQSPPYYTLSSDTEPSDPHSPTLAQLQNRALASQQPTHSSPKPEVTSPPPENPNTTTSDPPPSEPIHYEPQPSQPQHSEITQPTPSADPQTPTLNLSPPPPPTSPSQASEPETTLLTLEEAIKAEAKAKVVDEEEARLAEEFAARVRNDALTQGESSTFVPLVLKTFEELQKEQQKIENHNNLKFDGKINKIRQQ from the exons atgaaCTCAACTGAGCAAGCTCCAAGTTCAAGCCATCAAAACCCAGCAGTCACCGGCGTCGTTTCCACTCCCatttacaaagaacctcacattcttgatcgtgagccccATATCCATCTTGCAACACCGTTTGAAAAGCTAGAAGTGATGTGTGAAACGTTGGTGGATTTTGACAGCATGAGAAGAAATGGTGTCGATCTCACTGATGAACTGAAgaagcaagggtgggaaaactacttccaacgTCTCTATGGCCCAGTCTACACAAACCTGGTAAAAGAATTCTGGAGGTTCGCTGACGCTGAcgatcactacattgtctcctacgttctgggagtcaagatagtcatcacAGAAAAATCAATTGCTGCTCTTCTAGGCATGGAGAAGACTGGAGGAAGACGCATatacaacatcaatcctagggtAAAGTATCTGTCCCATGAGATAAACCCTACCATTTTTCAACAGAATgctgaag ATTTCATGAAGAGGACACGAGAACCATCTGAGAAGGAAAAGCAGGCAAAGAGAGCAAAGCTGGGAGAACCATCTGGATCAAGACCTTCATTACCTCTGGTTGGATCACCTGGTAAGTCTGTACCTCTCCCTCCTTCTGTAAAAATTAAACCAGTTGTTTCCTCACTCTCTCAACCTTCGCCCATATACACAACCTCTGAAACTCCTCCCTCAATCTCTAGACCATCTAACCAACCTTCTCAAAAATTCAACCTTGCTACCAAATCTCTACCTGTTTCAGAAGCAGAAATGCTGAACGAAACCACTTCACCCTCCTCATCACCATCTCCACAATCCCCACCATACTACACCCTCTCATCTGACACTGAACCTTCTGACCCTCACTCCCCAACTCTGGCTCAGCTTCAAAAccgtgctctggcctctcaacagcCAACACACTCTAGCCCTAAACCAGAAGTTACCTCTCCACCCCCAGAAAACCCAAACACAACCACCTCTGACCCTCCACCATCCGAGCCAATCCACTATGAACCACAACCATCCCAACCACAACACTCTGAAATAACCCAACCAACTCCTTCCGCTGACCCACAAACTCCCACACTTAACttaagccccccccccccccccacttCTCCATCCCAAGCCTCTGAACCAGAAACCACCCTTCTGACCCTTGAGGAAGCAATTAAAG ctgaggcaAAAGCCAAAGTTGTCGatgaagaagaagcccgtcttGCTGAAGAGTTTGCTGCTAGAGTCAGAAACGATGCACTGACCCAGGGGGAGTCCTCCACCTTCGTCCCTTTGGTCCTGAAGACCTTTGAAGAGCTGCAGAAAGAACAACAG AAAATAGAGAATCATAATAATTTGAAGTTTGACGGAAAAATAAACAAAATTCGACAACAATGA